One window of the Rosa rugosa chromosome 3, drRosRugo1.1, whole genome shotgun sequence genome contains the following:
- the LOC133735512 gene encoding acetylserotonin O-methyltransferase-like, translated as MEYRQRALTLEQKEEEQAKVEVWKYVLGFSKIAVVKCAIELGIADAIESHGSPMTLLELSTTLKCDPSSLYRIMRFLVHNQIFKEVQPKIPLGPKSYAQTPLSRCLLKSSQNSMAAFILLESSPVMLAPWHGLSARILGNGTSTPAFEAVHGEDVWSFAAANPGHSELINEAMACDASLALPALFESCLEVFNGIETIVDVGGGNGTTLGLLVKACPWIVRGINFDLPHVVSVAEENDRVENVGGDMFDCIPKADAAIIKWVLHDWGDEECIRILKKCKEAIPEDKGKVIILEAVIEEDEIKDELTDVRLMLDMVMMAHTSTGKERTLKEWGYVLGEAGFSRHTVTPINAVQSVIQAFP; from the exons ATGGAATATAGACAAAGGGCGCTAACATTGGAACAGAAAGAAGAGGAACAAGCCAAGGTGGAAGTGTGGAAATATGTGTTAGGGTTTTCAAAAATCGCAGTGGTGAAGTGTGCCATTGAGCTTGGAATAGCTGATGCTATTGAAAGCCATGGAAGCCCCATGACACTCTTAGAGCTATCCACAACTCTTAAGTGTGATCCTTCTTCCCTTTACCGCATCATGAGGTTCCTAGTTCACAACCAGATATTCAAAGAAGTCCAACCCAAAATCCCATTAGGCCCCAAAAGTTATGCACAAACACCTTTGTCCCGCTGCCTACTAAAATCCAGTCAAAATAGCATGGCTGCATTTATTTTGCTGGAGAGTAGTCCCGTAATGCTAGCACCATGGCATGGCCTTAGTGCCCGTATTCTAGGAAATGGCACCAGTACACCCGCATTTGAGGCAGTACATGGTGAGGATGTATGGAGCTTTGCAGCGGCTAATCCCGGTCACAGCGAGCTTATCAATGAAGCAATGGCTTGTGATGCAAGCTTGGCACTGCCTGCACTGTTTGAGAGTTGTTTAGAGGTTTTCAATGGGATTGAGACCATAGTAGATGTGGGTGGTGGTAATGGAACTACTTTAGGCTTGTTGGTTAAGGCCTGTCCTTGGATTGTTCGAGGGATCAATTTTGATCTTCCTCATGTTGTATCTGTTGCTGAGGAGAATGATCGAGTGGAGAATGTTGGAGGTGACATGTTTGATTGTATTCCAAAGGCCGATGCTGCAATTATCAAG TGGGTTCTTCATGATTGGGGAGATGAGGAGTGCATCCGTATACTGAAGAAATGTAAGGAAGCAATTCCTGAGGACAAAGGGAAGGTGATAATTCTGGAAGCTGTTattgaagaagatgagatcaaagACGAGCTAACCGATGTGAGATTGATGCTAGACATGGTGATGATGGCCCATACTAGCACTGGCAAAGAGAGGACCTTGAAGGAATGGGGATATGTTCTTGGGGAAGCTGGCTTTAGCCGACACACGGTCACACCTATTAATGCTGTCCAATCTGTTATCCAGGCTTTTCCATAA
- the LOC133738143 gene encoding protein PELPK1-like — translation MASHRFPACVFSLLLFTFSLMSSKTLVQGARCLLETHLPEVPELPKPELPHLPSLPTLPKPELPQLPKPELPPLPKPELPQLPKPELPSLPKPELPPLPHVPTLPKPEGLKLAEQPHLPTLPELPPLPKQEELPSLPKPELPSLPNFPSLPKPELPTLPKPELPTLPPLPHLPELPKTGLPTIPTLPKDKTVLP, via the coding sequence ATGGCCTCTCATCGCTTCCCAGCCTGTGTCTTCTCACTCTTGCTTTTCACCTTCTCGCTTATGAGCTCCAAAACACTGGTCCAAGGAGCTCGCTGTCTTCTCGAGACTCACTTGCCTGAGGTGCCTGAGCTTCCAAAGCCTGAATTGCCCCATCTTCCTAGTCTTCCAACCTTGCCAAAGCCTGAACTGCCACAGCTGCCGAAGCCCGAGCTGCCACCATTGCCAAAGCCGGAGCTTCCACAACTGCCAAAGCCAGAGCTGCCATCATTGCCTAAGCCCGAGTTGCCACCATTGCCCCATGTACCAACTTTGCCAAAGCCTGAAGGCCTCAAGTTGGCTGAACAACCCCATCTCCCAACATTGCCTGAGCTTCCACCATTGCCAAAGCAGGAGGAGCTGCCATCATTGCCGAAGCCCGAACTCCCATCACTTCCGAATTTCCCAAGTTTGCCAAAGCCTGAGTTACCAACACTACCTAAGCCTGAATTGCCAACTTTACCACCACTGCCTCATCTCCCCGAGCTCCCTAAGACCGGATTGCCCACCATCCCCACCCTCCCGAAAGACAAAACCGTCCTTCCTTGA
- the LOC133739429 gene encoding uncharacterized protein LOC133739429, which yields MGDCWRFFRVSGLRPPQISNEYFTMEIHHGGYFDKMPDGTKKYKIAKFNKLGGVLYYDGLDPEKLTWVELDNIAWELGYREKPISYCYKLPGTLSCEGWIPVKNDADAAEMTKQISNKKRQISLYITGGGRRKKKEAELDDVVPRPSNWHNPLNNVLPAEKINIDVSANLVASQINRLYMEKVVGVGVRSSVNGRRDDLIINDNGVNEGVLGEGLNVVKNDSEVGRDLSEVVNEGSVVENAVKVGNEDEEGHEGNLNTFNVAVRRPTFKKSATRQEKGKAAIIEAPLEASGFKKKGRQVKGSKYKTRNEGKKKYDKVDSDYGSGGSDFFIDSDYEQDQKDDDVDFEENVANPERVEEYDEMGYNGLCSDDERESHVFMLYVQFLRRKRILHYMLTNSFTHKSIWIPTIQSFFPLLVMMTGSKLIIQLLLHFIGGKQVDLR from the exons ATGGGGGATTGCTGGAGGTTCTTTAGGGTGTCTGGACTACGACCACCTCAAA TTTCAAATGAGTACTTCACCATGGAGATACACCATGGAGGTTATTTCGACAAGATGCCCGATGGGACAAAGAAGTATAAAATAGCTAAGTTCAATAAGTTGGGTGGAGTCTTGTATTATGATGGATTGGATCCTGAGAAGCTTACATGGGTAGAGCTCGACAACATTGCATGGGAATTAGGATACAGAGAGAAACCAATATCCTATTGCTACAAGCTGCCGGGGACATTAAGCTGTGAGGGATGGATTCCTGTGAAGAATGATGCCGATGCTGCAGAGATGACAAAGCAAATATCAAATAAGAAAAGACAAATCAGCTTGTATATCACTGGCGGTggcagaaggaagaaaaaggagGCTGAGTTGGATGATGTAGTGCCAAGGCCTTCTAATTGGCATAATCCTTTGAATAATGTGCTGCCAGCagagaaaataaatattgaTGTGTCTGCTAATTTGGTGGCTAGCCAAATAAATAGGTTATACATGGAAAAGGTTGTAGGGGTTGGTGTAAGAAGTAGTGTAAATGGCAGGAGGGAtgatttgataattaatgacaATGGTGTAAATGAGGGTGTGCTTGGTGAAGGGTTGAATGTAGTAAAGAATGATAGTGAGGTGGGTAGAGATTTGTCTGAAGTAGTAAATGAAGGTAGTGTGGTGGAGAATGCAGTCAAAGTTggaaatgaagatgaagaagggcaTGAAGGTAACTTAAATACATTTAATGTTGCTGTGAGAAGGCCTACATTCAAAAAGAGTGCAACCAGACAAGAAAAAGGCAAAGCTGCAATCATTGAAGCACCATTGGAGGCTAGTGGATTTAAGAAGAAAGGTAGACAAGTTAAGGGTTCAAAGTATAAAACAAGaaacgaaggaaaaaagaagTATGACAAGGTAGATTCTGATTATGGTAGTGGGGGTTCAGATTTTTTTATCGATAGTGATTATGAGCAAGACCAAAAAGATGATGATGTTGATTTTGAAGAGAATGTTGCAAACCCAGAAAGAGTGGAGGAGTATGATGAGATGGGCTACAATGGTTTGTGTTCTGATGATGAAAGAGAATCCCATGTGTTCATGCTATATGTGCAATTTTTAAGAAGAAAGAGAATCCTGCATTATATGTTGACGAATTCCTTCACCCATAAAAGTATTTGGATTCCTACAATCCAATCATTTTTCCCATTGCTGGTGATGATGACTGGGAGCAAGTTGATTATCCAATTGCTCCTCCACTTTATAGGAGGCAAGCAGGTCGACCTAAGATGA